One Carya illinoinensis cultivar Pawnee chromosome 5, C.illinoinensisPawnee_v1, whole genome shotgun sequence genomic window, AAGTTTGCATTATGTAGATGAGCATCCTGATGGCACATAGGCATAACTCAACATATCTTTACAACTTTTCAGACAAAATCTTGCCCTTATAATTATCCAGGCATACGCATTTCATCAAATTGCTCTCCCACCCATGAAGCCTCCAATGTACAAAGGGAGACATAGTCACATGAAAAATTGTTTGAGAACTCTGGCAAAAATTTATCCATGATTCTTGCACATTAGAACCTCACTATTTTCCAATTCAAACGatcaattttgaaatttaaatgacACCTTTTTTTATGGTAATAActtattaaactaaaaaagaGAAGTTTCAAGAATTAACTACCTTGAAATAAACAATGATACATCCGTAAGTTGAGGTGCACCCACAACTGCTCCCTCTTCAAAACCTTCCTTGTAAGCATGGAGAAGAACTCTAACAAAACATAGTTTACGATCATAAATAGATTGGGTAACTTCCTTTAGGCTGAGGCCAAACATGCTTTCATCCTTCATTAACTTAAAAATGCTCGTCTTGTGGTCCGGTAGTTGAGGAAATAGAAGCAAATGATCACCTTGGATTTCTCTCAAGAAATCAGTCAGCACAAAGCACGTCCTTGCTACCATTCCGTCAAATGCATTGCTATGATGAACAAATACCGAGCTAGCACAATTTCCAGAATTAGAGATGGCAATGAATTCCCATTAGTGATATCTTCCTCATTATAAGTTTCCCTATTTCCAACTCTTCTGGGTCCTTTGTTCAAAGCAAGCCGAATGGTGTCCCATGGAGGTGGAATGGGAACTTTCCAAGGCCTGACATCAGGAGGACAACGTTCTGCTTTTTTAGTAGACGCAACATTTTCTGTTGCCATAAAACATGAGTATGCATTGCAATCAGGAAAATCGATAGGCAAAAATGGCAACTCCATCTGCAAGAGAAAGAAGATTACTATCAATGGTTTATAACCCGGTACTGAACACTATAGTTGAAAGGTTCAAGAAGACTTGCTTCACATGCAATCCAGTGCTTCTCTCTCAAACCTATTGCATGAGCCCCCTTAGAGACGACAGGAGCCCAAAAGGCCTTGACCCAACTCAAGGGGAGCACAATGGACCacctaaaagaaaataaaacaaaaacataagaggtatcatatatagataaataaataataattaaaaaaaaaaaacagtagttaaaatatttcgagcacatcaaaaaaatatttttaatcatgttaGGATGCATCAAACAAATGATACGAATAACAATAAATAACCTTGCATTCAATCTGGCTAGTCATAATGCTTTTCGTCatgtaaaaaattaatgatggatacaatatttttatattcataaaaataagtttTCACAGGTGAAAGGCTGAGTGCATGCTGAATCAGCTGATGAAAAGGCCAATCACAGAAACTAAGGATCTTAAACTTGAATTGCTTTTCATATTGGCCTTTTCCACATTTTAAGTATGGGCACgccaaattttttaattaaaacagAAATTTCATAGATAACTGATCATTTTACACTGATGATGCACACAGACTTGTTACAAACTTGTAAGTTAACACCCGCAGTCAAGCACATGTTAAATGTAGAGTCAAGGATCAAGCATAAGATTTTGTGATGCAATTTTATTCTAGTAACACAAAGATGGAGACTTTACTAGGAAAAAAGGAATTACCCGATAAACAAGCCCTTTTggtcattatttttcaaaagcatAATAGGACAGGATCTTGAGCACCGCACCTTGGTTGGAGTGTTCAACGTCCCAGAATTTGGAGCAACAAGACAAAAGTTTTCCATCCGTACTCTATGCTTTTCCATGCACAACATACTCTCTTCCAAAGGGGGACTTACTCCACTGCTACTCTCCCATAAATCGTTATTATGAATAATGCCATTTTCTTCAGCTTTTGACCAAAATGCTAAGAGCAACTCCCTGTTCTTGTCTACTATTCTTGCTGATGCAGCATGCTCTTTAGCTTCAGCTGTTGGTACACTGGGCATACCAGTAGAATGTGACTTGGGAACATCTGCAGTTCCTGTCTCAGACACCATGCGAGGATCCCAGACTCTAAGTGACAAAATTGCATGAGTACAAAAATCATCCTCATTTTTGGGTACAGAAGAGTTTTTAATTGAGAGTCTCTGTTGGACTCTTCAGCTCAATGTTTCTGCCAAGATTTTTCTGAAAAACTGTACAGCAAATCATCCCCATTAGTCATCTCAAACT contains:
- the LOC122311858 gene encoding ribonucleases P/MRP protein subunit POP1-like — its product is MVSETGTADVPKSHSTGMPSVPTAEAKEHAASARIVDKNRELLLAFWSKAEENGIIHNNDLWESSSGVSPPLEESMLCMEKHRVRMENFCLVAPNSGTLNTPTKVRCSRSCPIMLLKNNDQKGLFIGWSIVLPLSWVKAFWAPVVSKGAHAIGLREKHWIACEMELPFLPIDFPDCNAYSCFMATENVASTKKAERCPPDVRPWKVPIPPPWDTIRLALNKGPRRVGNRETYNEEDITNGNSLPSLILEIVLARYLFIIAMHLTEW